The following proteins are encoded in a genomic region of Oncorhynchus gorbuscha isolate QuinsamMale2020 ecotype Even-year linkage group LG11, OgorEven_v1.0, whole genome shotgun sequence:
- the LOC124047625 gene encoding proline-rich protein 2-like, with the protein MGADPWQSVAVSGRNQDPGSLPARSTNTLRYPPQRLPQSVSPTEDATAGIPHRGYHSQYPPQRMPQPVSPTEVTTVCIPHTGCHSRYPPQRMPQPVSPTEVATTGIPSQRLPQPVSPTEVSTASIPHRGCHSQYPPQRLPQPVSPHRDCHSQYPLLRFPQPVSPTEDATASIPHRAYHSQFPPQRMPQSVSPTEDATASIPHRGCHKRVNRSAASQAWSCDSSADNPHHLHPYSLPSASPSATPRPPLLPAHSSNIPARPGRHPPWQM; encoded by the exons ATGGGTGCTGACCCCTGGCAGAGCGTGGCCGTATCGGGTCGCAACCAGGACCCAGGCTCACTTCCTGCCAGGAGCACCAACACCCT CCGGTATCCCCCACAGAGGTTACCACAGTCAGTATCCCCCACAGAGGATGCCACAGCCGGTATCCCCCACAGAGGTTACCACAGTCAGTATCCCCCACAGAGGATGCCACAGCCGGTATCCCCCACAGAGGTTACCACAGTCTGTATCCCCCACACAGGATGCCACAGCCGGTATCCCCCACAGAGGATGCCACAGCCGGTATCCCCCACAGAGGTTGCCACAACAGGTATCCCCTCACAGAGACTGCCACAGCCAGTATCCCCTACTGAGGTTTCCACAGCCAGTATACCCCACAGAGGATGCCACAGCCAGTATCCCCCACAGAGGTTGCCACAACCGGTATCCCCTCACAGAGACTGCCACAGCCAGTATCCCCTACTGAGGTTTCCACAGCCAGTATCCCCCACAGAGGATGCCACAGCCAGTATCCCCCACAGAGCTTACCACAGTCAGTTTCCCCCACAGAGGATGCCACAGTCAGTTTCCCCCACAGAGGATGCCACAGCCAGTATCCCCCACAGAGGTTGCCACAAACG TGTTAATAGGAGCGCGGCCAGCCAGGCGTGGAGCTGTGACAGTTCAGCAGACAatccccaccacctccaccccTATTCCCTCCCCTCTGCATCCCCCTCTGCCACCCCCCGGCCGCCCCTGCTCCCAGCGCACAGCTCTAATATCCCTGCCCGGCCGGGCCGGCACCCCCCCTGGCAGATGTAA